One window from the genome of Methyloradius palustris encodes:
- a CDS encoding MotA/TolQ/ExbB proton channel family protein produces MFKRLRVYYFYTALPFVILLLGAAIYHKQISNTLAENPHPQINYAIFVITLLGGILILANVRRLLAEGAKLSEFTDELRGGNNPTRLQELALGYNVDIAYVLRMVAASSGRHITPQEQTVLENELNSAASRLNNRNALPQFLTSLLVGMGLLGTFIGLLATLDDIASLISSFSTVNIGVDNPIDVFRDMVARMKAPMRSMGIAFSASMYGLMGSIILGFMMVSVRRCSQELMSLLGSEVAQHIEQALAREGFAYSKTAIEASEGALAAGGNGGALVEATGLGGGRLIELDPTEAKLRKEIATEEVRILRRIEERLSESSRLQDRALQAELDNFGKQRAEMMRAMADHNESVSQFRGELQRVGRQLGTILGLMERGNADMLSQLNEHFTELIQTNARNGTDLSKMSDMLTRMTDESIELRTNITEMITRFSPAEQRALYQALFEEFRSTK; encoded by the coding sequence ATGTTCAAGCGTTTAAGAGTTTATTATTTCTACACAGCATTGCCGTTTGTAATTTTGCTGCTTGGGGCCGCGATTTACCACAAGCAAATTTCGAACACGCTGGCAGAAAATCCACATCCACAGATTAACTATGCGATTTTCGTGATTACGCTGTTGGGCGGTATTTTGATACTCGCCAATGTGCGTCGTTTGTTGGCTGAAGGCGCCAAGTTATCTGAATTTACTGATGAGCTTCGTGGCGGCAATAACCCTACGCGTCTGCAAGAGTTGGCGCTAGGTTATAACGTTGATATTGCTTATGTGTTACGTATGGTAGCGGCTTCGAGTGGCCGTCATATCACCCCGCAAGAGCAAACTGTGCTTGAAAATGAGCTTAACAGTGCGGCATCTCGTTTAAATAACCGTAATGCTTTGCCACAGTTTTTAACCAGCTTGCTAGTTGGTATGGGCTTGCTGGGTACGTTCATTGGTTTGCTGGCTACATTGGATGACATCGCCTCGCTGATTTCAAGCTTCTCAACTGTGAATATTGGTGTAGATAACCCAATCGATGTGTTCCGTGACATGGTTGCGCGCATGAAAGCACCAATGCGCTCGATGGGTATCGCCTTCTCAGCCTCTATGTACGGCCTGATGGGTTCGATTATCCTGGGTTTCATGATGGTATCTGTACGCCGCTGCTCACAGGAATTGATGTCATTATTAGGCTCTGAAGTGGCTCAGCATATTGAGCAAGCGCTGGCACGCGAAGGCTTTGCCTACAGCAAAACCGCGATTGAAGCATCAGAAGGTGCGCTTGCTGCTGGCGGTAATGGTGGTGCACTGGTAGAAGCGACTGGCCTTGGTGGCGGCCGTTTGATTGAACTAGATCCAACAGAAGCCAAGCTGCGTAAAGAAATCGCCACTGAAGAAGTACGTATTCTTCGCCGAATTGAAGAACGTTTAAGTGAATCATCACGTCTACAAGATAGGGCGTTGCAGGCCGAGTTGGATAATTTTGGTAAACAACGCGCTGAGATGATGCGCGCGATGGCCGATCACAATGAATCTGTTTCACAGTTCCGTGGTGAGTTGCAGCGTGTTGGACGGCAATTAGGTACGATTCTTGGTCTGATGGAGCGCGGTAATGCGGATATGTTGAGCCAGTTAAATGAGCATTTTACTGAGCTAATACAAACCAATGCCCGCAATGGTACTGATCTATCGAAAATGAGCGATATGTTAACGCGGATGACCGATGAGTCGATTGAGTTGCGCACTAACATCACTGAAATGATCACACGTTTCTCACCTGCTGAGCAGCGCGCTTTATATCAAGCTTTGTTTGAAGAATTTAGAAGTACGAAATAA
- a CDS encoding HlyD family type I secretion periplasmic adaptor subunit: MTPQRAFVLITAMSLLLLLIWASLAKIDVIVRTTGRVIPAGKSQIVQHLEGGIVSTILVQEGETVKAGQPLVELSDIRARSDLGQDRNKRDSLRGREARLLTEAAGKSSINFPDDLIDSGVKQAETAAFQARLSHNNEETRVLRDQSAQKRGEIAETEARLRNLTGELELARQQFRLIEGLNKNGAASKMEMLDTQSRLQRMESQFNELQTSLPRLRAAQAETESKVSELWAHFRSDASSDLTQVRLELEKSNLDFETNEDKLQRNIVRAPVDGFVNRMMFSTVGGVIRPGEPLMEITPEDERIVVETRARPDDRANLRSGLPARVRISAFDYATYGALPGTVTEVSADTLTDEQQSRYYRVRIDAGSVRQVKMGKAAGPISPGMSVTADVVVGKRTVLSYLISPMLRFSDRVFRDPR, translated from the coding sequence ATGACGCCACAACGGGCGTTTGTGCTAATTACAGCAATGAGTTTGTTGCTCTTGCTCATTTGGGCATCTCTGGCAAAGATAGATGTCATTGTGCGAACTACTGGCAGGGTAATTCCCGCAGGTAAGTCGCAGATTGTGCAGCATTTAGAAGGCGGTATCGTCAGTACTATTTTGGTACAAGAAGGCGAAACAGTGAAAGCAGGCCAGCCATTGGTTGAGTTGTCTGACATCAGAGCGCGATCTGACCTTGGTCAGGATCGTAACAAACGAGACTCGTTGCGGGGTCGCGAGGCACGTTTGCTGACTGAAGCAGCTGGAAAAAGTAGTATTAATTTTCCTGATGATTTAATTGATAGTGGTGTGAAGCAGGCTGAAACAGCCGCTTTTCAAGCCCGTTTATCACATAACAATGAAGAAACACGGGTATTGCGTGATCAAAGTGCGCAAAAGCGCGGTGAGATCGCTGAAACAGAAGCCAGATTGCGCAATTTGACAGGTGAGCTGGAGTTAGCGCGTCAGCAATTCCGCCTAATTGAAGGTTTGAACAAGAATGGCGCTGCTTCAAAAATGGAAATGTTAGATACGCAAAGTCGTTTGCAGCGCATGGAGTCTCAGTTTAACGAGTTGCAAACATCATTACCGCGCTTGCGTGCTGCGCAGGCGGAAACAGAATCAAAAGTCAGTGAGCTATGGGCGCATTTTCGTTCTGACGCTAGTTCGGATTTGACGCAAGTAAGATTGGAACTGGAAAAATCCAATCTGGATTTTGAAACCAATGAGGACAAATTGCAGCGCAATATCGTGCGTGCGCCAGTAGATGGTTTTGTGAACCGCATGATGTTTTCAACAGTGGGTGGCGTGATCAGGCCGGGTGAGCCATTGATGGAGATCACCCCTGAGGACGAGCGCATAGTGGTAGAAACTCGTGCACGGCCAGATGACCGTGCCAATTTGCGTAGTGGATTGCCAGCGCGCGTGCGTATTAGCGCGTTTGATTATGCAACCTATGGCGCGTTACCGGGCACAGTCACTGAAGTGAGTGCAGATACTTTGACTGATGAACAGCAGAGCCGCTATTACCGCGTACGTATTGATGCTGGCAGTGTAAGACAGGTAAAGATGGGAAAGGCAGCTGGGCCGATTTCACCTGGTATGTCAGTCACCGCTGATGTCGTGGTGGGTAAGCGTACGGTGCTTTCTTATCTGATATCGCCAATGTTGCGTTTTAGTGACCGCGTATTCCGCGATCCGCGTTAA
- a CDS encoding TolC family protein has protein sequence MLVAPGVWAADAVEVSKPASTPQQTAAQNQMSSLQAASNAAHAAVEAANAAAVAASAAASAANAAANAASEAVKATAQSMQQLPAPQLILDPTPIKAPEPAAANPVATTKSAPLDTSLPPEQAKKQLAPIGLQPLDTSLSTQTDSVYEVKDLSLAKLFGVSLIPVAVTSQMHNEYLNNSENATDAPPAGVVNAIDLPGATNAAVVFSRDVNIANQRLGQADAQSNQARALLLPNLSVRYARGREISSPSSVIDPLTGAAADQSAHIRTDKSITLRQPILDLQSTYDWQRRKEVINSRAESLRGSQADAWLSTVTAYLGLTSSRLIADLSLGYEKQLNQLFDYVDKRANAGASSGSDRQRVLARTLQARAARSQQESAHAAASVEFLRLTNIAPEQIRLPDRTDMGVIPNTVGEAIKIAMENSPDIGSLRAELKAAELDQNVARAKFGPRFDIELSKLTTNNAGGPAGLQEDTRAMVVMNWNLLNGSGDYYLTNEKKARLDEVKYRLDDIQRRITQSMISQYATLDATREQLVSGYRELNAISSAVTSMSEKMFAGNQSLLDLLDVYDRQYQARTRLVTLHSQEIDALSQISRLLGQATAVNSSGLEVMPTTPSLPNDAQPSEIKSQGANPSYSAPPAKSAESDEAAVTPLAPLEVPVPVSTIRP, from the coding sequence ATGTTAGTAGCGCCTGGAGTATGGGCTGCTGATGCGGTAGAAGTCAGTAAGCCTGCTAGCACGCCTCAGCAGACAGCTGCTCAAAACCAGATGAGTTCCTTGCAAGCAGCATCAAATGCGGCGCATGCGGCTGTGGAAGCCGCTAATGCTGCAGCCGTTGCCGCAAGTGCGGCGGCCAGTGCGGCCAATGCAGCCGCAAACGCAGCAAGTGAGGCAGTAAAAGCCACGGCACAAAGTATGCAGCAACTGCCTGCCCCGCAATTGATTCTAGATCCTACCCCTATCAAAGCACCTGAGCCAGCGGCTGCCAATCCAGTTGCCACTACAAAGTCAGCACCACTCGATACCAGCTTGCCTCCAGAGCAAGCAAAAAAACAATTGGCACCGATTGGTTTGCAGCCACTCGATACCAGCCTCTCCACGCAAACTGATTCAGTGTATGAAGTTAAAGATTTAAGCTTAGCCAAGCTATTTGGCGTGAGTTTGATCCCCGTGGCTGTTACAAGCCAGATGCACAATGAATACTTGAACAACAGCGAAAATGCGACAGATGCCCCACCTGCTGGCGTGGTCAATGCGATTGATTTGCCTGGCGCTACTAATGCTGCAGTGGTGTTCAGCCGTGATGTCAACATAGCAAATCAGCGTTTGGGCCAGGCTGACGCGCAATCAAACCAGGCACGCGCCCTGCTCTTGCCTAACCTTTCAGTGCGTTATGCCAGAGGCAGAGAAATTTCTTCACCTTCTTCAGTGATTGATCCGCTAACAGGAGCAGCAGCTGATCAATCGGCACATATTCGTACCGATAAAAGCATTACCCTACGCCAGCCTATTCTGGATTTGCAGAGCACTTATGACTGGCAGCGCCGCAAAGAGGTGATTAATTCGCGTGCAGAAAGCCTGCGCGGCAGTCAGGCCGATGCTTGGCTATCTACAGTAACTGCCTATCTCGGGTTAACTTCCAGCCGTTTGATTGCTGACCTTTCTTTAGGCTATGAAAAGCAACTCAACCAGTTGTTTGATTATGTAGATAAACGCGCTAATGCTGGCGCATCCAGTGGTTCAGACCGTCAACGTGTATTGGCGCGTACCCTGCAAGCTCGTGCGGCAAGATCACAACAAGAGTCAGCACATGCAGCCGCTAGTGTTGAGTTTTTGCGTCTAACCAATATTGCTCCTGAGCAGATTCGCTTGCCAGACCGCACTGATATGGGCGTGATACCCAATACTGTGGGCGAAGCCATTAAAATCGCCATGGAAAACAGCCCGGATATCGGCTCATTGCGGGCAGAGTTAAAAGCGGCGGAGCTAGACCAGAATGTGGCGCGCGCTAAATTTGGCCCACGTTTTGATATTGAGTTGTCTAAGCTGACGACCAATAACGCTGGTGGGCCAGCAGGGCTGCAAGAAGATACGCGCGCTATGGTGGTGATGAACTGGAATCTGCTCAATGGCTCTGGTGATTACTACCTGACCAATGAAAAAAAGGCGCGTCTGGATGAAGTGAAATATCGCCTGGATGATATTCAGCGTCGCATTACGCAATCGATGATTTCGCAATATGCCACGCTCGATGCTACCCGTGAGCAGCTGGTTTCAGGTTATCGCGAGTTGAATGCGATTTCTTCGGCTGTGACTTCAATGTCTGAAAAAATGTTCGCAGGTAATCAATCTTTGCTTGATTTGCTTGATGTGTATGACCGCCAATATCAAGCCAGAACACGTTTAGTCACTTTACACTCCCAAGAAATAGATGCGCTGTCACAAATCAGCCGTTTGCTGGGTCAGGCAACGGCGGTTAACAGCTCAGGTTTAGAGGTCATGCCGACTACTCCAAGCTTACCGAATGATGCACAACCAAGCGAAATTAAGAGTCAAGGTGCTAACCCTTCTTATTCAGCCCCACCTGCTAAATCTGCGGAATCAGACGAAGCTGCAGTAACGCCATTAGCGCCTTTAGAAGTCCCTGTTCCCGTTTCTACGATCAGGCCATAG
- a CDS encoding dienelactone hydrolase family protein: MIIQSHIADLPTPTGTMRTYLHRPAGEGKFPTILFYSEIFQQTGPIERAAKIMAGHGYAVLVPEVFHELNPIGTVLGYDDDGRDKGNADKAAKPVESYDSDNAAMIAWVKQQPWANGIVGAMGFCIGGHLAFRAALQPEIKATACFYATDLHLNTMPNQAGQHSMERLNDITGELMMIWGKQDNHIPTEGRLKVYQKLTEQGLKFTWHEFNAQHAFMRDEGERYDPQIAMTGYQLATQLFGRTLR, from the coding sequence ATGATTATTCAAAGCCATATTGCCGATTTACCAACCCCAACTGGCACGATGCGTACTTATTTACACCGCCCTGCTGGTGAAGGCAAGTTTCCTACCATTCTGTTTTACTCCGAGATTTTCCAACAAACTGGCCCAATAGAGCGTGCAGCCAAGATCATGGCAGGACATGGTTATGCGGTGCTAGTGCCTGAAGTGTTCCATGAGCTTAACCCGATCGGCACAGTATTAGGATACGACGACGACGGCCGCGACAAAGGGAATGCCGACAAAGCTGCAAAACCTGTTGAAAGCTACGATAGCGATAACGCCGCCATGATTGCCTGGGTAAAACAGCAACCATGGGCGAATGGCATCGTGGGCGCAATGGGCTTCTGTATTGGTGGTCATTTGGCGTTCCGCGCAGCTTTGCAGCCTGAAATCAAGGCTACTGCCTGTTTCTATGCGACTGACTTGCACTTGAACACTATGCCCAATCAAGCTGGCCAGCACAGCATGGAGCGCTTAAATGACATCACTGGTGAATTGATGATGATCTGGGGCAAACAGGATAACCACATCCCAACCGAAGGTCGCCTCAAGGTTTATCAAAAGCTGACTGAGCAAGGCCTCAAATTCACTTGGCATGAATTCAATGCCCAGCATGCTTTCATGCGTGATGAAGGCGAGCGTTATGATCCACAGATTGCCATGACTGGTTATCAGCTTGCTACACAGCTGTTTGGGCGTACTTTGCGTTAA
- a CDS encoding PQQ-dependent dehydrogenase, methanol/ethanol family yields the protein MTLLKNLVAIFAITLCSISPVNAAPADHASGDALQHLMQDDQQWASPRKDYSNQGYSKLSQINQDNINRLHVAWSFATGVTRGHEGSPLVIGNIMYVHTPFPNNVYALDLNNNQKILWSYFPKQEPLVQAILCCDSVNRGLSYGDGKIFLQQNDGVLIALDANTGEKVWHVKVNDPKTGATNTNATYVFKDKVFTGCSGGEFGIRCFIAAYNIHDGSLAWKAYSMGSDSDVLIGADFNHANPQYSALSAYENVNGGNKENGSFKAFTKDQLKFPETDLGIKTWLKPQAVKHGWETGGGPVWGWFSYDPKLNLVYYGTGNPSVWNADVRPGDNKWAMTIFARDLDTGIAKWGYQLTPHDEWDYDSVNEIILWNAEGKQLATHFDRNGFGYTFDRRDGTLLVAAKMHPFVNWATSIDLATGIPQKDGRYSTHQEVNVQGICPAAVGIKDEQPAAYSQHTKLFYVPLNHLCMNYESVEAKYVSGQPWVGASITMYPGPDGVMGGLMAWDGLKGKSIWYNKETFSVWGGVLATSADLIFYGTLDRWFKAVDAKTGKLLWQSQVGSGVVGNAMTYAHHGKQYVAILSGIGGWAGIALNLGLTEESDGAGAAGAYKALGQYNAAPGGGALNVFSL from the coding sequence ATGACCCTACTAAAAAATCTAGTCGCTATATTTGCCATCACTCTATGCAGTATTTCACCGGTTAATGCTGCACCAGCAGACCATGCATCAGGCGACGCATTGCAACACTTGATGCAGGATGACCAGCAATGGGCTAGCCCGCGTAAAGACTATAGCAATCAAGGTTATAGCAAACTCAGCCAGATCAATCAGGATAATATCAATCGTCTGCATGTGGCATGGTCTTTTGCTACGGGAGTGACGCGCGGCCATGAAGGATCCCCCTTGGTGATCGGGAATATCATGTATGTGCACACACCGTTCCCCAATAATGTTTATGCGCTGGATTTGAATAATAACCAAAAAATCCTGTGGTCATACTTTCCCAAACAAGAACCCCTTGTGCAGGCCATATTATGTTGCGATAGCGTGAATCGTGGTTTGAGCTACGGCGATGGCAAGATTTTTCTACAGCAGAACGATGGTGTATTGATTGCACTAGATGCCAATACTGGTGAAAAAGTCTGGCATGTCAAAGTGAATGACCCCAAAACAGGCGCCACCAACACCAACGCAACCTATGTATTTAAAGACAAAGTATTCACAGGCTGTAGCGGCGGTGAATTCGGCATCCGTTGTTTTATTGCTGCCTATAATATTCATGATGGCTCATTGGCGTGGAAAGCTTATAGCATGGGCTCTGATAGTGACGTACTGATAGGGGCTGATTTCAACCATGCAAACCCGCAATATAGCGCTTTATCTGCTTATGAAAATGTGAATGGTGGCAACAAAGAAAATGGCTCGTTCAAGGCATTTACTAAAGACCAGTTGAAATTCCCTGAAACTGACCTTGGTATTAAAACCTGGCTTAAGCCACAAGCCGTCAAGCATGGCTGGGAAACAGGCGGCGGACCTGTTTGGGGCTGGTTTTCGTATGATCCAAAACTCAATCTTGTTTATTACGGTACAGGCAACCCATCAGTCTGGAACGCTGACGTAAGGCCTGGTGACAACAAGTGGGCAATGACTATATTCGCCCGTGATCTTGATACTGGCATAGCAAAGTGGGGCTACCAGCTCACGCCGCACGATGAGTGGGATTACGACAGCGTGAATGAAATCATCCTCTGGAATGCTGAAGGCAAACAGCTTGCCACGCATTTTGACCGCAACGGCTTTGGTTATACCTTTGACAGGCGCGATGGCACGCTGCTCGTTGCTGCAAAAATGCATCCTTTCGTTAACTGGGCAACTAGCATTGACCTAGCTACTGGCATTCCGCAAAAAGATGGCCGCTATTCAACACATCAAGAAGTCAATGTGCAAGGCATCTGCCCGGCAGCAGTCGGTATTAAAGATGAACAGCCTGCCGCCTACTCGCAGCACACGAAACTGTTTTACGTACCGCTTAATCATTTATGCATGAATTATGAGTCTGTAGAAGCAAAATATGTATCTGGCCAGCCTTGGGTTGGTGCCAGCATCACCATGTATCCGGGTCCTGATGGCGTCATGGGTGGTTTGATGGCTTGGGATGGCCTGAAAGGTAAATCCATCTGGTACAACAAGGAAACCTTTTCTGTATGGGGCGGAGTGCTCGCTACCAGCGCAGACCTGATTTTCTATGGCACGCTAGACCGCTGGTTTAAAGCCGTAGATGCCAAGACTGGCAAATTACTATGGCAATCGCAAGTTGGCTCAGGAGTAGTAGGCAATGCCATGACTTACGCACATCATGGCAAACAATATGTGGCGATATTATCTGGCATAGGTGGCTGGGCTGGGATTGCGCTTAATTTAGGCCTAACTGAAGAATCAGATGGGGCAGGCGCTGCTGGTGCCTACAAGGCACTGGGTCAATATAATGCCGCGCCAGGTGGAGGGGCGCTCAATGTGTTTAGCCTTTAA
- a CDS encoding FAD-dependent oxidoreductase, translated as MATDIKLPPIAENRRHQIFPTLNEAQFNLLMHYGELRQYKAGDVLFTEGERHISMYVILSGRIDIIRNGYKGPHVIASHGPGVFTGEVGTLAGRAAIATGCVAEDCEVIVINESSLRTLVVSEADLSETIMRAFILRRVAFIADENGGVMLIGSQASAATLRLREFLSRNAHPVAYFDVVSHPEEAKTLLDKYGMTVEDIPFVINAQSKAIVNPTTRELADLIGLSPDSLDGKQYDVVVVGAGPAGLASAVYAASEGLNVIVLDAKAPGGQAGSSSKIENYFGFPTGISGQALAGRGISQARKFGAEVAVPIEVKRLICNVEKAFEILLDNGEQITARSVVIATGARYRKPLLNGIENFEGRGIYYGASFMEANICSKQEVVVNGGGNSAGQAAVFLAGHASHVHIIVRGSGLAASMSHYLIQRIEASPNITLHVNTEIIELIGDTNLSSIKWNENARVEEVPISHVFLFLGAEPNTAWLGDCIHLDKNGFVLTGHDAADADWPLERAPYFLETSRPGIFAVGDVRSASVKRVAAAVGEGSAAIQTLHAYLASQ; from the coding sequence GTGGCCACTGATATCAAACTACCCCCCATCGCTGAAAACAGGCGCCACCAGATATTCCCCACACTCAACGAAGCTCAATTTAATCTATTGATGCACTATGGTGAGTTACGCCAATACAAGGCTGGCGATGTGCTTTTTACCGAAGGTGAGCGGCATATCAGCATGTATGTGATTCTCTCGGGTCGCATAGATATTATTCGCAATGGTTACAAAGGCCCGCATGTCATTGCATCACATGGGCCAGGCGTATTTACGGGTGAAGTAGGCACGCTCGCTGGCCGTGCCGCAATAGCGACAGGCTGTGTAGCTGAGGACTGCGAAGTCATCGTCATCAATGAATCCTCATTGAGAACCTTGGTAGTCAGTGAGGCTGATCTCAGCGAAACTATCATGCGGGCGTTTATTCTGCGTCGAGTCGCATTTATTGCTGACGAAAACGGTGGGGTCATGCTGATTGGCTCGCAAGCATCTGCGGCTACTTTAAGGCTTCGTGAGTTTTTATCGCGCAATGCGCATCCTGTGGCCTATTTTGATGTGGTCAGTCATCCTGAAGAAGCTAAAACCTTATTAGATAAATATGGCATGACTGTGGAAGATATTCCCTTTGTTATTAATGCCCAGTCCAAAGCCATCGTTAATCCAACCACTCGTGAATTAGCAGACCTTATCGGCTTAAGCCCCGATAGTCTGGATGGTAAACAATATGATGTTGTCGTGGTGGGTGCTGGGCCAGCAGGCTTGGCCTCTGCAGTATATGCAGCATCTGAAGGCCTTAATGTCATCGTGCTAGATGCAAAAGCTCCAGGCGGCCAAGCAGGAAGCAGTTCCAAGATCGAGAATTATTTTGGTTTTCCAACGGGTATATCAGGTCAGGCATTGGCTGGGCGTGGTATTTCACAGGCACGAAAATTCGGTGCGGAAGTCGCGGTGCCGATAGAAGTGAAGCGCTTGATATGTAATGTAGAGAAAGCTTTTGAAATCTTGCTGGACAATGGTGAGCAAATAACAGCCCGCTCAGTAGTGATTGCTACTGGTGCTAGATACCGCAAGCCTTTACTGAATGGGATTGAGAATTTTGAAGGTAGAGGCATTTACTACGGGGCTTCGTTCATGGAGGCCAATATATGCTCAAAGCAGGAAGTCGTGGTCAATGGCGGTGGCAACTCTGCGGGTCAGGCAGCGGTGTTTCTGGCTGGGCATGCCAGTCATGTTCATATCATCGTCAGGGGGTCTGGGCTGGCGGCCAGCATGTCGCATTATCTCATCCAGCGAATTGAGGCTTCACCGAATATCACTCTTCACGTTAATACCGAGATTATTGAATTGATTGGGGATACAAATCTAAGCAGCATTAAATGGAATGAAAATGCCCGCGTTGAAGAAGTGCCAATCTCACATGTTTTCTTGTTCCTTGGTGCTGAGCCTAATACTGCTTGGCTGGGAGACTGTATCCATCTGGATAAAAATGGCTTTGTGCTGACAGGCCATGATGCGGCAGATGCTGATTGGCCACTAGAAAGAGCGCCATATTTCCTTGAAACCAGCCGCCCAGGTATTTTTGCAGTAGGTGATGTGAGAAGCGCATCGGTGAAGCGGGTCGCCGCTGCTGTCGGAGAAGGGTCAGCTGCAATACAAACATTGCATGCTTATCTGGCAAGTCAGTAA
- a CDS encoding TetR/AcrR family transcriptional regulator, which yields METTKTQKPLGRPRKFDKDVALENALQLFRRKGYEATSMTDITEALGINRPSVYAAFGNKETLFSQVLAKYVEGPTAYLDEVLFEKTSREVVRQLLIQSVDLLTSLEKSTGCLAVLSSVSSELESVGIQQKIIDSLHRYEKKLAKRFDQAINEGDLPEGSNSESLSKYVTTVHKGLSVQASNGASKEELYGVVEVLLQSWPGK from the coding sequence ATGGAGACTACCAAAACTCAGAAGCCACTAGGTCGGCCACGTAAATTCGACAAAGATGTAGCATTAGAAAATGCTCTGCAGCTATTTCGTCGTAAAGGGTATGAAGCCACTTCGATGACAGATATCACTGAAGCCTTGGGCATTAATCGCCCAAGTGTTTATGCTGCGTTTGGTAATAAAGAAACCTTGTTTTCACAAGTGTTAGCTAAGTATGTTGAAGGACCTACGGCGTATTTAGACGAAGTATTATTTGAAAAAACCTCCAGGGAAGTTGTCAGGCAGTTGCTGATTCAATCAGTTGATTTGCTTACTTCGCTGGAAAAATCTACGGGTTGTTTAGCTGTGCTGAGTTCTGTAAGCTCAGAGCTGGAGAGCGTTGGCATCCAGCAGAAAATCATCGACTCTTTGCATCGATATGAGAAGAAACTTGCTAAAAGGTTTGATCAGGCAATAAATGAAGGTGATCTTCCAGAGGGATCGAATTCAGAATCTTTATCGAAGTATGTGACTACCGTCCACAAGGGGCTTTCTGTTCAGGCCTCTAATGGCGCTTCCAAAGAAGAGCTGTATGGTGTGGTGGAGGTTCTGTTGCAAAGTTGGCCAGGGAAATGA